A single genomic interval of Pseudomonadota bacterium harbors:
- a CDS encoding FMN-binding glutamate synthase family protein, whose protein sequence is MNGILAALDVMATLLVAFVGLAIVAIAVVFVLDVTQRKHAIRRNFPVIGHLRYLFEHLGEFFRQYFFAMDREELPFNRAMRSWVYRAAKGADNTVAFGSTRDLRPTGTAIFVNCPYPTLDRDASPIGPITIGPHAAQPYTTRALFHISAMSYGAISRPAVTALSHGAQMAGVWMNTGEGGLSPYHLEGGADIVFQIGTAKYGVRNDQGGLCDDKLREISAHPAVKMFELKLSQGAKPGKGGILPGAKVNAEIAAIRGIPEGHDSISPNRHPDIDSAEELLDAIEHIREVSGKPIGFKMVLGAYGWLDDLCAEIARRGERSAPDFITVDSADGGTGAAPMSLIDYMGLPLRESLPMVVDKLDEYGLRPRVRVVASGKLVTPAEVGLAICVGADFIASARGYMFALGCIQALQCNRNTCPTGITTHDKRLQAGLDVTDKAERVKRYADSIHKEIGIIAHSCGVSEPRRLRRYHCRVIGDDGRSRALHELYPPVSQKPQRVA, encoded by the coding sequence ATGAACGGAATTTTGGCGGCACTCGATGTCATGGCGACCCTCCTGGTGGCCTTTGTTGGCCTTGCGATCGTGGCCATTGCGGTGGTGTTCGTGCTCGACGTCACCCAGCGCAAACACGCCATTCGGCGCAACTTCCCCGTGATCGGTCACCTGCGCTACCTCTTCGAACACCTCGGAGAGTTCTTCCGCCAGTATTTCTTCGCCATGGACCGAGAGGAGCTGCCTTTCAACCGCGCCATGCGCTCTTGGGTGTACCGGGCGGCCAAGGGCGCGGACAACACCGTGGCGTTCGGTTCCACCCGAGACTTACGCCCGACCGGCACCGCCATCTTCGTCAACTGCCCTTACCCGACGCTCGACCGCGACGCGAGCCCCATCGGCCCCATCACCATCGGCCCCCACGCGGCACAGCCCTACACCACCCGCGCCTTGTTCCACATCTCAGCCATGAGCTACGGCGCCATCTCGCGCCCCGCCGTGACCGCTCTATCGCACGGTGCCCAGATGGCCGGGGTGTGGATGAACACCGGGGAAGGCGGCCTGAGCCCCTACCACCTTGAGGGCGGCGCAGACATCGTGTTCCAGATCGGCACGGCGAAGTACGGCGTGCGCAACGACCAGGGCGGCCTTTGCGACGACAAGCTGCGTGAGATCTCCGCCCACCCCGCCGTAAAGATGTTCGAGCTGAAGCTAAGTCAGGGCGCCAAGCCTGGCAAGGGCGGCATCCTCCCAGGCGCAAAGGTGAACGCGGAGATCGCTGCCATCCGCGGCATCCCAGAGGGCCATGACTCGATCAGCCCCAATCGCCACCCAGACATCGACTCGGCGGAGGAACTACTCGATGCCATCGAGCACATCCGCGAGGTATCGGGTAAGCCCATCGGCTTCAAGATGGTGCTCGGCGCCTATGGCTGGTTGGACGATCTGTGCGCCGAGATCGCCCGCCGCGGCGAGCGCTCGGCACCGGATTTCATCACCGTGGACAGCGCCGACGGCGGCACCGGCGCCGCCCCCATGAGCCTGATCGACTACATGGGCTTGCCCCTGCGCGAATCCCTACCGATGGTGGTTGATAAGCTCGACGAGTACGGCCTGCGCCCGCGCGTGCGCGTGGTCGCCAGCGGCAAGCTGGTCACCCCGGCCGAGGTGGGCCTGGCCATTTGCGTGGGCGCGGACTTCATCGCCTCGGCCCGCGGCTACATGTTCGCCCTTGGCTGTATTCAGGCTCTGCAGTGCAACCGCAATACTTGCCCCACGGGCATCACCACTCACGATAAGCGCCTGCAAGCTGGCCTCGACGTGACCGACAAGGCCGAGCGCGTGAAGCGCTACGCCGACTCCATCCACAAGGAGATTGGCATCATCGCCCACTCCTGTGGGGTCAGCGAGCCTAGGCGCTTGCGCCGCTACCATTGCCGGGTGATCGGCGACGACGGCCGCTCACGCGCCCTCCATGAGCTGTACCCCCCGGTCAGCCAGAAGCCTCAACGCGTTGCGTAG